Part of the Paenibacillus sp. JNUCC32 genome is shown below.
AAAGGAATTTCCGTAATCAGCGGTTTCCATGGCATGACATCATCAAAAATGACCGTCCAGGCCAGGTAGCTTTTGAGCAGCATAATAACAGAGAAAAATATAAATGGCTTCGTAATCGTTAACCGAAACCGCGAGGTGGAGAACACCTGTATCGCCTTCCTTTCAGGGCCGCCACAGACCTGTTCGCAAAACTTCGGCGGCTATTCGTTTTTTAAGAATACATAGACGTTATTCTTACTGTAGATTTACGTTCCGTATACCATTTATTTAACAAAACTAATGAACAGAATTTATTATGACCTCTTCGGAGGAGGTTGTCAAAGAGTTAAAGTAAGTCCCGAAATTTCCTATAACAACACAAAAAGACGACGAAAAAACCGGCCATCGCCGGTTTTGTCAGAGTTTTAGCAAATATTAATAAAGAAAGGACATGATCAGCGGTGCGGTTCCGAGGGTGAAGAGCGCGGCGACGATCATCGAAATGCTGGATATGGTTCCCGAGAGGGAACTGAATTCGAATGCTTTGGAGGTGCCAGTTCCGTGGGCGCTGGTCCCAAACAGAACCCCTCTCGCGATATCGCCCCGGATCCGGAAGATCCGCATGACGGCGGGTCCGATCATGGACCCGAGAATCCCGGTCATAATGACGAAGACGGCGGTCATGTTCGGCACGCCCCCGATCACCTCGGATACGTTCATGGCGATAGGCGTCGTAATGGAGCGCGGCACCAGGCTGGTAGCCAGAGAACTGTTCAGGTGCATCCATTTTGCGAGAAACGCGGAGGATAACATGGCCAGCACCGATCCCGTCAGCACGCTGAGCATAATCTCGGCCGCGTGTTTCTTCAGGGTTTGGAAGTTCTTGTACAGCGGCACGGCAAAAGCGATCGTGGCCGGTCCGAGCAGCTTGCTGATCCACTGCGCACCTTCATTGTATGATTCATAGGATACGCCCGTTTGTGTCAATATCACAACAATCAGCACCGGCGTGATCAGGAGCGGCGATAAATAAACCTTCGGCAGGCGGCGATACAGCCTTTTGGCCCCCCCGTAAATCCCGATCGTTAACAGCAGGCCGAGGATGACGGTCAGCAGGATGTTCATGGCGTTTTACGCCCCTTTCTGGATGAGATGAAGCCGGCCGTCAGCCCAGAGCTTACCATCACGATGACGGTGCTGAACAAAACGACGGCCAGAATCTGGAGCCCTTCGGCTTCCAGCATCGGGAAATATTTCATGATCCCGACCGCGGCGGGGATAAAGAACAGCAGCAGTTCGGCGAGAAGCCAATTGGCGCCGAGCTCGATCCACTCCAGACGGAGGATCTTGGTTTCGAGAAGGATAAACACAACAACGATTCCGAGAATGCTGCCCGGAATTCCTATATTCAGCCAGGCGGCCAGTTGATCCATCCCTAAGGAAAGAAGCATGAATCCGGCCACTTGAAGCGTTCCTTTCAACATTTTGACCATGACCGGCCTCCTTATTTTCATTGGTATTGAAATTTTACAACGATAATTTTCATAGGTAAAATGCATATATCGAATGATAAGTATTCCATTTATCTATACATAGCCAAAATGAAGGGAGCATCGGGAATGGACATACGGCACCTGGAGTATTTTCTTGAGGTAGCGAGGAACCAGAGCTTCACCAAGGCCGCAGAGAAGCTGTACATTACGCAGCCGACGATCAGCAAAACGATTCGCAACATGGAAGACGAGTGGGGCGTCACCTTGTTCTATCGTCAGGGCAAACGGATTGAGCTGACCGACGCCGGCCACATCATGTACCAGCAGGCCCAGCAGATGGTGGAATCCTTCCAGCGGGTATCGGCCGAGCTGGAAGATCTCATGAACCTGAAGCGCGGCCATCTGCGCATCGGGCTTCCGCCCATGGTGGGCTCAAGCTTTTTTCCCGAAGTCATCGGGCAGTTCCACCGGGAATATCCGAAGATTACGATTCAGCTGATCGAGGACGGCGCCAAGAAGGTGGAGGCGGACGTGGAGAGCGGCCAGACGGACATCGGCGTCGCCGTGCTGCCTGTCAATGAAGACATATTCCATTACTATTCCTTCGTGAAAGAGAAGCTGAATCTGCTTCTGCATCCGTCCCATCGGTTGGCCGGAAGGGAGCATGTACACCTGAGTGAGCTTGCTGACGAGGCGTTTGTATTGTTCCGCGAGGACTTTACGCTCCATGACCGGATTATCCGCGAGTGCGTCAGCGCCGGCTTCGAGCCGCGGGTGGTCTACGAAAGCTCGCAGTGGGATCTCATCAGCGGCATGGTTGCCGCCAATTTGGGGATCGCGCTGCTTCCCGAAACGATATGCAAAGAGATCGATTCTTCGCGCGTGACGATACTGCCGCTGGACAATCCGTCGATCCCGTGGCAGCTCGGGATGATCTGGAGGAAAGACCGCTACCTGTCCTTTGCCGTCAGGGAATGGATCAGCTTTACGCGTTCCCTGCTGGGCGAGCATGAGTAAGTTTGTTATAAATTGAAGGGCATTTCATACATTTTCACGCCTTGGACATAATATCCATAGTAAAGAGAACCCATTTACAAGCTTTATAACCAAGGAGGAGTGACATTCGTGAGTGGCCAAGATCATGATGCTAATCATGGAATAAACCAAGAACGGGCAGGATACGCCGAGAATCGGGGCGAGACGGAGCGGGAGGATACGCTGACCAACCGGCAGGGACATCCTATTTCGGATAATCAGAATGTGCGAACGGTCGGGAATCGGGGGCCGATGACCCTGGAGAACTATCATTTTTTGGAGAAAATCACGCATTTTGACCGCGAACGCATTCCGGAGCGCGTCGTGCATGCCAGAGGTGCGGGAGCTCACGGATATTTCGAAGCCTATGGAAAAGTAGGCGACGAGCCGGTTTCGAAGTATACCCGGGCCAAGCTGTTCCAGGTCGAAGGCAAGCGCACGCCGGTATTTGTCAGGTTCTCAACCGTAATCCACGGTTCCGGCTCGCCTGAAACGCTTCGGGATCCGCGCGGATTCGCCGTGAAATTCTACACCGAGGAAGGCAACTGGGACCTGGTCGGCAACAACCTGAAAATATTCTTTATCCGCGATCCGCTCAAATTCCCGGATATGGTCCATGCGTTCAAGCCGGATCCGGTATCCAACGTTCCGGGTCCCGTAGGCATGTTCGATTTCGTTTCCCGTTCCCCGGAAGCGACGCATATGATCACGTTTGTGTATTCCCCTTGGGGCATCCCGGCCAACTATCGCCAAATGCAGGGCTCCGGTGTGAATACATATAAATGGGTCAATGCAGAAGGCACCGGCGTGCTCGTCAAATATCATTGGGAGCCGCTGAAGCAGGGGATTAAGAATCTTACGCAGGAAGAAGCGAACAAGATTCAGGGCATGAATGACAGCCATGCGACGCAGGATCTGTACGAAGCCATTGAACGCGGGGATTACCCGGAGTGGGAGCTGTGCGTGCAGATTATGAGCGACGACGAGCATCCCGAGCTGGAATTCGATCCGCTGGATCCGACGAAGCTGTGGCCGGAGGATCAATTCCCGTTCCTGAAGGTAGGCAAAATGGTGCTGAACAAAAATCCGGAGAACTACTACAACGAAGTGGAGCAGGCGGCCTTCGGCACGGGCGTGCTGGTTGACGGGCTTGATTTTTCGGACGACAAGCTGCTGCAGGGGCGTACCTTCTCCTACTCGGATACCCAGCGGCACCGCGTAGGCACCAACTACCTGCAGCTGCCGATCAATGCGCCGAAGAAACGGGTCGCTACCAATCAGCGGGGCGGGCAGATGTCCTTTTTCGTGGATAAGGCGCCTGGTCAAAGCCCGCATGTGGATTACGAGCCGTCCATGACGGATGGGCTGGTGGAGGCATCGCAGACGGCGAAGCAGCATCAGCCGCATTACGATGCCAACCTCGTGCGGCAGAAGCTCGATCGCACGCTGGATTTCAAGCAGGCCGGGGATACGTACAGAGCGTTTGAGGATTGGGAGCGAAACGACCTGATCAACAACCTCGTGGGTGCGCTGATCCAATGCGATATCCGGATTCAAGACAAGATGGTGGAATATTTCACGAATGCGGACGAGGACTATGGGCGCCGCGTACGGGAAGGACTCGAGCAGGCAAGGAAGGGCTCGAACGAGACCGTCCGGGAGCAGGCCGTAGAGGATGCAAACCGTATGGGCCACGAGGCAGACCCTTATTAATCCTTTGCCGGCCTTAGAGACGCCGTCCCGCAAACGCGGACAGCACGGAATGGCGAAGCCGCCTGCACAAGAATGACGTGCAGGCGGCTTTCCCTTATATGGTTGTAAAATATTTGCGGAATGTTAAGATGTTGCAAGGAAACCAAGCGATACATATCGAATCAACATAGAACCATGGGAAGAGGAGGCTTGCGTTATGGCAATACAAGCGGGAATCATCGGCTACGGCTTGTCCGGGTCGGTGTTTCATGCACCTATCCTTAGAAGCGTGCCGGATTACAGGGTGCACACGGTTGTATCATCGGATCCGGACAAGGTCCACCAGGATATGCCCGATACGGCCGTTGTCGACAGCGTGGATGAGCTCTTGTCCAATCCGGATATCGATGTTGTCATCATTACGAGTCCGAATGCAACGCATTATGAATATACCCGGTTAGCCATCGAGGCCGGAAAGCATGTGGTCGTCGAGAAGCCGTTTACCGTAACATCCGCCGAAGCGGACGAGCTGATTGATCTGGCCAAGCAGAAGGGCGTGCTGCTGACGGTGTACCACAACCGCCGCTGGGACAATGATTTTCTGACCGTCCGCAATCTGCTGGAGACGGGAGCCTTAGGCAAGCTTTCCATCTATCAGTCGCAGTTCAGCCGCTACCGTCCGGAAGTTCAGTCGGAGCGGTGGAGGGAGCAAGCGATGGCCGGATCCGGGATCTTGTATGACTTAGGTTCGCATTTGATCGATCAGGCGCTGTTCCTGTTCGGCCTGCCGGAGACGCTCTGGGCGGACTTGAGAACGGAGCGCAAAGGGTCCAAAGCCCACGATTATTTTCATTTGGTGCTGGGTTATAAGACGTTTCGCGTCATTCTGCATTCCGGTTCGCTGGTACGGCAGGCAGGGCCGAAATTCGAGCTGCATGGCGATAAGGGAAGCTTCCTGAAATATGGAACGGATCCGCAGGAAGGCCAGCTGAAGCAGGGCATGCATCCCGGGGATGCGGGCTGGGGCGAAGACCAGCCGGACCAATACGGGGAGCTGGCTACCGAGCTGAGCGGGCTGGCGGTGCAAGGGGAGATTGAGACGCTGCCGGGACGCTATCAAGCTTTTTACCAGGGATTGGCCGAAGCAATCCTTAAAGGCGGTTCGCTGCCTGTCCAGCCTGAAGAAGCCCGCAATGTCATTCGGATGATCGAATATGCCCTGCAGAGCCATCAGAAGGGCCGGTTGATCAAGATCACGTAAACATGCGGCCGCATCCGAAAACAGGACTGTCCTGGATTGACACATAGTTTGCTCCGATTTGTGGGATATTAGGTGATGCCACCCTTGGTACGTCTTTCATCAGGGGAGTCGATCCATATCACAACAATGAAGGAGAGAGAACGGATATGAAGAAACGTGGTATCCTTCGGCCGGCCCTTATGCTTCTTGTGAGCCTGGCGGTGACGCTGTCCATCTCCGGAGCTGCTTTGGCAGGCGGAAGCGGTCCGTTTCACTTTGGATTTAAGAAAAGCGTCAACGGCCAGCTGCCCTCGATCAATGAGGAGGGCTTCAAGGAGCTTCTGCAAAAATACGATGCGGTCTTCATGGGCGATGCCGAGCAAAAGGAGCTTTATCTTACGTTTGATAACGGGTATGAGAACGGGTATACCTCCCGTATTCTGGATACGCTTAAAGAGAAGAAGGTGCCTGCCACCTTTTTCGTGACCGGACATTATGTAAAGACACAGGAAGATCTGCTGAAACGGATGACGGCGGAAGGCCATATTATCGGCAACCATTCCTGGAATCACCCGGACGTGACCACGATCTCGGCAGAGAAGCTGACCGAGGAGCTGGAACGGGTGAAGAAGGAGGTAATGCGCATCACCGGCCAGCCGGACATGAAATATTTGCGCACGCCCCGCGGCATCTTCGATGAGCGGTCCCTGGCGACCAGCAAGCAGCTGGGGTACACCAATGTCTTCTGGTCGCTCGCGTATATGGATTGGGACGTGAAGTCCCAGCGCGGCGCGCAGTATGCTTACGATAAAGTGACCGCGCAGCTCCACCCCGGCGCCGTAATCCTGCTGCACTCCATCTCCAAGGACAACACGGAGGCGTTGGGACGGATCATTGACGAAGCAAGGAACTGGGGCTACGAGTTCAAGAGCCTTGATCAGATGCAAAAGAAATCCCCGTAAGCATATGCCGCATATGCTTACAGCGTGCAGACGCCATCCTGCCAGGAGGCCGTCTGCACGCTTTTTTTGTTATCGAATGCCCGCGGATGCTTCGCTTTCCGGAACGAATGTTTGGTATAATACCCTTCATATAGAACATGAACGAAGGAGACCATCATGCCTCATACTATCCAAATATCCGTCAGGCCGCTGGTGGAATATGTCTTTCGCAGCGGCAGCATTACCTCCGGTTTTCGCACGGCGACGTCCCTGACCGAGGGGACCCGTGCACATCAACAGGTACAGCGCGACTATGGCGAGAACGATCAGAAGGAAGTTCAGCTTGAAGCGGAGATTCCTTACGAGGATCTGCTGTTTGTGGTGGAAGGTCGCTGCGACGGCCTGATTCAAGAGGACGAGCGGATCATGATCGACGAGATCAAGTCGACCTCCGGCGATTTGGGCGAGATTACGGAGCACACGTACCCGGTTCATTGGGCTCAGGCCAAAATGTATGCCTATATGTACGCGAGGTTGCATGAGATTCCGACGATGGCCGTGAGACTGACCTACTTCCAGGTCCCGAGCGGAGAGCGGAAGCAGTTCGTGCAGGAATGGAGCTTCGCTCAGCTGGAATCCTTTGTGCTCGAGGTTGTGGCGGCCTATGCGCCTTACGCCAACCTGCTGCGGGAGCATGGCGAGCGGAGGGACCGGAGCATCCGCGAACTGAAGTTTCCGTTTCCCGCCTACCGCGAGGGACAGCGGAAGCTGGCCGGAGCCGTGTATAAAAGCATCGGGGAAGGCCGAAGATTGTTTGCCAAAGCCCCTACGGGCATCGGCAAAACCATATCCACGCTGTTTCCTTCGGTCAAAGCGATCGGCGAGGGCCTGTTATCCCGGATTTTTTACCTGACGGCCAAGACGATTACCCGAACCACCGCGGAGGAAGCCATGGCGCGCATGGAGCGTCAAGGGCTCTGCATGCATACGGTCACGCTGACGGCGAAGGACAAGATCTGTTTCAGCGAAGCGGAAGGCTGCAGCCAGATGGGCTGCGTGTTCTCGGAGGGCTACTATGACCGGATTAATGACGCCATACTGGATTTGCTCTCGAATGAAACGTTGATCACGAGGCCCATCGTTGAAGAGTATGCCCGCAAGCATACGGTGTGCCCGTTTGAATTCTCTCTGGATGCCGCGTACGCCGCCGATGCCGTCATCTGCGATTACAACTACGTGTTCGACCCGCGCGTCTCCTTCAAGC
Proteins encoded:
- a CDS encoding CidB/LrgB family autolysis modulator codes for the protein MNILLTVILGLLLTIGIYGGAKRLYRRLPKVYLSPLLITPVLIVVILTQTGVSYESYNEGAQWISKLLGPATIAFAVPLYKNFQTLKKHAAEIMLSVLTGSVLAMLSSAFLAKWMHLNSSLATSLVPRSITTPIAMNVSEVIGGVPNMTAVFVIMTGILGSMIGPAVMRIFRIRGDIARGVLFGTSAHGTGTSKAFEFSSLSGTISSISMIVAALFTLGTAPLIMSFLY
- a CDS encoding CidA/LrgA family protein: MVKMLKGTLQVAGFMLLSLGMDQLAAWLNIGIPGSILGIVVVFILLETKILRLEWIELGANWLLAELLLFFIPAAVGIMKYFPMLEAEGLQILAVVLFSTVIVMVSSGLTAGFISSRKGRKTP
- the cidR gene encoding cidABC operon transcriptional activator CidR translates to MDIRHLEYFLEVARNQSFTKAAEKLYITQPTISKTIRNMEDEWGVTLFYRQGKRIELTDAGHIMYQQAQQMVESFQRVSAELEDLMNLKRGHLRIGLPPMVGSSFFPEVIGQFHREYPKITIQLIEDGAKKVEADVESGQTDIGVAVLPVNEDIFHYYSFVKEKLNLLLHPSHRLAGREHVHLSELADEAFVLFREDFTLHDRIIRECVSAGFEPRVVYESSQWDLISGMVAANLGIALLPETICKEIDSSRVTILPLDNPSIPWQLGMIWRKDRYLSFAVREWISFTRSLLGEHE
- a CDS encoding catalase, whose translation is MSGQDHDANHGINQERAGYAENRGETEREDTLTNRQGHPISDNQNVRTVGNRGPMTLENYHFLEKITHFDRERIPERVVHARGAGAHGYFEAYGKVGDEPVSKYTRAKLFQVEGKRTPVFVRFSTVIHGSGSPETLRDPRGFAVKFYTEEGNWDLVGNNLKIFFIRDPLKFPDMVHAFKPDPVSNVPGPVGMFDFVSRSPEATHMITFVYSPWGIPANYRQMQGSGVNTYKWVNAEGTGVLVKYHWEPLKQGIKNLTQEEANKIQGMNDSHATQDLYEAIERGDYPEWELCVQIMSDDEHPELEFDPLDPTKLWPEDQFPFLKVGKMVLNKNPENYYNEVEQAAFGTGVLVDGLDFSDDKLLQGRTFSYSDTQRHRVGTNYLQLPINAPKKRVATNQRGGQMSFFVDKAPGQSPHVDYEPSMTDGLVEASQTAKQHQPHYDANLVRQKLDRTLDFKQAGDTYRAFEDWERNDLINNLVGALIQCDIRIQDKMVEYFTNADEDYGRRVREGLEQARKGSNETVREQAVEDANRMGHEADPY
- a CDS encoding oxidoreductase, producing the protein MAIQAGIIGYGLSGSVFHAPILRSVPDYRVHTVVSSDPDKVHQDMPDTAVVDSVDELLSNPDIDVVIITSPNATHYEYTRLAIEAGKHVVVEKPFTVTSAEADELIDLAKQKGVLLTVYHNRRWDNDFLTVRNLLETGALGKLSIYQSQFSRYRPEVQSERWREQAMAGSGILYDLGSHLIDQALFLFGLPETLWADLRTERKGSKAHDYFHLVLGYKTFRVILHSGSLVRQAGPKFELHGDKGSFLKYGTDPQEGQLKQGMHPGDAGWGEDQPDQYGELATELSGLAVQGEIETLPGRYQAFYQGLAEAILKGGSLPVQPEEARNVIRMIEYALQSHQKGRLIKIT
- the pdaA gene encoding delta-lactam-biosynthetic de-N-acetylase; this encodes MKKRGILRPALMLLVSLAVTLSISGAALAGGSGPFHFGFKKSVNGQLPSINEEGFKELLQKYDAVFMGDAEQKELYLTFDNGYENGYTSRILDTLKEKKVPATFFVTGHYVKTQEDLLKRMTAEGHIIGNHSWNHPDVTTISAEKLTEELERVKKEVMRITGQPDMKYLRTPRGIFDERSLATSKQLGYTNVFWSLAYMDWDVKSQRGAQYAYDKVTAQLHPGAVILLHSISKDNTEALGRIIDEARNWGYEFKSLDQMQKKSP